The following are from one region of the Streptomyces fradiae genome:
- a CDS encoding LysR family transcriptional regulator yields MSSLDIRELEAFLVLAEELHFGRAGERLYLSQSRVSQLLRSLESRIGAPLVERTSRRVGLTPLGESFLSSLRPAYEALRSSVDEARAAARNVDGVLRIGFQGTVDDYLARAITGFEERYPQCAIEVAEIALSDPFGPVRRKEVDCAVVLLPVAEEDLLLGPVFSRQPQTLAVSARHPLAGRAAVSAEELADCRLIGIQDSAPEYWRLAQAPRETPEGRPIPAGPLVNTLQEGLSLTAADRGAMLLCRSTAEYHGHRGSIAFVPVEGLPDSLLGVVLRRRTGTPQAQAFAEVVAETLAEERG; encoded by the coding sequence ATGAGCAGTCTGGACATCCGCGAGCTGGAGGCCTTCCTCGTGCTCGCCGAGGAGCTGCATTTCGGCCGGGCGGGCGAGCGGCTCTATCTGTCCCAGAGCCGGGTCAGCCAGCTGCTCCGCTCCCTGGAGAGCCGGATCGGCGCCCCGCTGGTGGAGCGGACGAGCCGCCGGGTGGGCCTGACGCCGCTGGGCGAATCCTTCCTGTCCTCGCTGCGTCCGGCGTACGAGGCGCTGCGGAGCTCCGTCGACGAGGCCCGGGCGGCCGCCCGGAACGTCGACGGGGTGCTGCGGATCGGCTTCCAGGGCACGGTGGACGACTATCTGGCCCGGGCCATCACCGGGTTCGAGGAGCGCTATCCGCAGTGCGCGATCGAGGTGGCGGAGATCGCGCTGTCCGATCCGTTCGGGCCGGTCCGCCGCAAGGAGGTGGACTGCGCGGTGGTCCTGCTGCCGGTGGCGGAGGAGGACCTGCTGCTCGGGCCGGTGTTCTCCCGGCAGCCGCAGACCCTGGCGGTCTCCGCCCGGCATCCCCTCGCGGGGCGCGCGGCGGTGTCGGCCGAGGAGCTCGCGGACTGCCGGCTGATCGGCATCCAGGACTCCGCCCCCGAGTACTGGCGCCTGGCCCAGGCTCCCCGCGAGACGCCGGAGGGCCGGCCGATCCCGGCCGGCCCCCTGGTCAACACCCTGCAGGAAGGTCTCTCGCTGACGGCCGCGGACCGCGGCGCGATGCTGCTCTGCCGCTCGACCGCCGAGTACCACGGCCACCGCGGATCCATCGCCTTCGTCCCGGTCGAGGGCCTCCCGGACTCCCTCCTCGGCGTGGTCCTGCGCCGCCGGACCGGGACCCCGCAGGCACAGGCCTTCGCGGAGGTGGTCGCCGAGACCCTCGCCGAGGAGCGGGGCTGA
- a CDS encoding MFS transporter has product MAQTEEIAGVTPEAPEPRGGGWPAVIAVAGATFTVVTSEMLPVGLLTPIGEALKVTEGTAGLTLTITGLVGAVSAPLLTPALGRFDRRPVLCGLMAVLIIGNLLAAWSPHFAVMVAARVLVGIGMGGVWAIAAGLAVRLVPGKSVGPATSLVFSGIAVASVLGVPAGTYIGELADWQTAFVTVAGLALVVLVALAVLLPKLPAEQEIRLGGVLRLVGNPRVATGLGVVLLLVTGHFAAYTYVRPALEEISGASASVIGTLLLVYGVAGVLGNFASGALASRTPRGALLAISLVLAATVCLMPLIGGSVVTATVLLAVWGVSYGGVSVSTQTWLLAAAPEARESASALFVGVFNGSIALGAFVGGLAADGSGIEAVMYLGAALAAGALVVTAVGRAPAAGRL; this is encoded by the coding sequence ATGGCACAGACAGAGGAAATCGCAGGGGTGACCCCGGAGGCTCCGGAACCCCGGGGCGGCGGCTGGCCCGCCGTGATCGCCGTCGCCGGCGCGACGTTCACCGTGGTCACGTCCGAGATGCTGCCGGTGGGGCTGCTCACGCCCATCGGCGAGGCGCTGAAGGTCACCGAGGGCACGGCAGGACTGACCCTGACCATCACGGGTCTGGTGGGCGCGGTGTCCGCGCCGCTGCTCACCCCGGCGCTCGGCCGCTTCGACCGGCGCCCGGTGCTGTGCGGTCTGATGGCGGTGCTGATCATCGGGAATCTGCTGGCAGCCTGGTCCCCGCACTTCGCCGTGATGGTCGCGGCCCGGGTCCTGGTCGGCATCGGCATGGGCGGAGTGTGGGCCATCGCCGCCGGTCTCGCGGTACGGCTCGTCCCGGGCAAGTCCGTCGGCCCGGCCACCTCGCTGGTCTTCAGCGGGATCGCCGTGGCCTCCGTGCTCGGCGTCCCGGCCGGCACGTACATCGGCGAACTCGCCGACTGGCAGACGGCGTTCGTCACCGTCGCCGGTCTCGCGCTCGTGGTCCTCGTGGCCCTGGCGGTGCTGCTGCCGAAGCTGCCCGCCGAGCAGGAGATCCGGCTCGGCGGTGTGCTGCGGCTCGTCGGCAACCCGCGGGTGGCCACCGGCCTCGGCGTGGTGCTGCTCCTGGTCACCGGCCACTTCGCCGCCTACACCTATGTACGCCCCGCCCTCGAGGAGATCTCGGGAGCCAGCGCGTCCGTGATCGGCACGCTCCTGCTCGTGTACGGCGTCGCCGGCGTGCTCGGCAACTTCGCCTCGGGCGCTCTCGCCTCGCGCACTCCGCGCGGCGCGCTCCTGGCGATCAGCCTGGTGCTCGCCGCCACGGTCTGCCTGATGCCGCTGATCGGCGGGTCGGTGGTCACGGCGACGGTGCTGCTCGCGGTCTGGGGCGTGTCGTACGGCGGGGTCTCGGTGTCCACCCAGACCTGGCTGCTCGCGGCGGCCCCCGAGGCCCGCGAGTCCGCGTCCGCCCTGTTCGTCGGCGTGTTCAACGGCTCGATCGCGCTGGGCGCGTTCGTCGGCGGCCTCGCGGCGGACGGCTCCGGCATCGAGGCCGTCATGTACCTGGGGGCGGCCCTCGCCGCCGGCGCCCTGGTGGTGACGGCCGTGGGCCGCGCACCGGCCGCCGGGCGCCTCTGA
- a CDS encoding alkaline phosphatase family protein, producing MVQPTAVAHGWPDEPEPLDPATAPLPEYGTGSLGDLLPTLVAGQGVPGCTPRITELAPADRNCVFLIDGLGWEQILAHPDEAPYLTSLLGTSRGGTGHPITAGFPATTATSLASVGTGRFPGTHGLPGYTVRNPDTGELMNQLRWKPWTPPQVWQPYPTVFRLADQAGIHTAQVSSPAFQDTPLTKIALSGGTFHGRLSGEERMDLAAEQLAAGDRSLVYTYYSELDGAGHRFGIDSDAWRGQLMFVDRLVQRLAEQLPPRSALYVTADHGMVDIPFDEDHRLDFDEDWELRAGVALLGGEGRARHVYAVPGAASDVLTCWQEVIGDRFWVASREEAVALGWFGDTIDERVYGRIGDVVAAAQGPLAITASVNEPNESAMTGMHGSMTPEEQLVPLLEVRT from the coding sequence ATGGTGCAGCCCACCGCCGTCGCACACGGCTGGCCTGACGAGCCGGAGCCGCTCGACCCCGCCACCGCGCCGCTCCCCGAGTACGGCACCGGCTCGCTCGGCGACCTGCTGCCGACCCTGGTCGCCGGACAGGGCGTGCCCGGCTGCACCCCGCGGATCACGGAGCTCGCGCCCGCCGACCGCAACTGCGTCTTCCTCATCGACGGGCTCGGCTGGGAACAGATCCTCGCCCACCCCGACGAGGCGCCCTATCTGACCTCGCTGCTCGGCACCTCGCGCGGCGGCACCGGCCACCCGATCACCGCCGGCTTCCCCGCCACCACCGCGACCTCGCTCGCCTCCGTCGGCACCGGACGCTTCCCCGGCACCCACGGACTGCCCGGCTACACCGTGCGCAACCCCGACACCGGCGAACTGATGAACCAGCTGCGCTGGAAGCCGTGGACGCCGCCGCAGGTCTGGCAGCCGTACCCCACGGTCTTCCGGCTCGCCGACCAGGCCGGGATCCACACCGCCCAGGTCTCCTCGCCCGCCTTCCAGGACACCCCGCTCACCAAGATCGCGCTGAGCGGCGGCACCTTCCACGGGCGCCTCTCCGGTGAGGAGCGGATGGACCTGGCAGCGGAGCAGCTGGCCGCCGGCGACCGCTCGCTCGTCTACACGTACTACAGCGAACTCGACGGCGCCGGACACCGCTTCGGCATCGACTCCGACGCCTGGCGCGGCCAGCTGATGTTCGTCGACCGGCTGGTCCAGCGACTCGCCGAACAGCTCCCGCCGCGCTCCGCGCTCTACGTCACCGCCGACCACGGCATGGTGGACATCCCCTTCGACGAGGACCACCGGCTCGACTTCGACGAGGACTGGGAGCTGCGGGCCGGTGTCGCGCTGCTCGGCGGCGAGGGCCGCGCCCGGCACGTCTACGCCGTCCCCGGCGCCGCGTCCGACGTCCTGACCTGCTGGCAGGAGGTCATCGGCGACCGCTTCTGGGTGGCGAGCCGCGAGGAGGCCGTCGCGCTCGGCTGGTTCGGCGACACGATCGACGAGCGGGTGTACGGACGGATCGGCGACGTGGTCGCCGCCGCCCAGGGCCCCCTCGCCATCACCGCCTCCGTCAACGAGCCCAACGAGTCCGCCATGACCGGCATGCACGGCTCGATGACCCCGGAGGAGCAGCTGGTGCCGCTGCTCGAAGTGCGTACCTGA
- a CDS encoding DUF5998 family protein: protein MAKTGTTTQGLRAAIERSGYYPALVAEAVEAAVGGEAVTSYVVHQETTFDANEVRRHVTVLVLTANRFIVSHTDEQSADNSSPTPYATTSTESVKLDRISSIVVSRVVANPEAYTPGTLPREVVLTIGWGAVSRIDLEPAACGDPNCDADHGYTGSSTADDLSLRVSDAGDGPDTVKQTLAFAQALSEATATTPAAR from the coding sequence ATGGCGAAGACCGGTACGACGACCCAGGGGCTGCGCGCGGCGATCGAGCGCAGCGGCTACTACCCGGCCCTCGTGGCCGAGGCGGTGGAGGCCGCCGTCGGCGGCGAGGCCGTCACGTCGTACGTGGTCCACCAGGAGACCACCTTCGACGCCAACGAGGTCCGGCGGCACGTCACCGTCCTCGTCCTCACGGCCAACCGCTTCATCGTCAGCCACACCGACGAGCAGTCCGCCGACAACAGCTCCCCGACGCCGTACGCCACGACCTCCACCGAGTCCGTGAAGCTCGACCGGATCTCCTCCATCGTCGTCAGCCGCGTCGTCGCCAACCCCGAGGCGTACACCCCGGGCACCCTGCCCCGCGAGGTCGTCCTCACCATCGGCTGGGGCGCCGTCTCCCGGATCGACCTGGAGCCGGCCGCCTGCGGCGACCCCAACTGCGACGCCGACCACGGCTACACCGGCAGCTCCACCGCCGACGACCTCAGCCTCCGGGTCAGCGACGCCGGCGACGGCCCGGACACCGTCAAGCAGACCCTCGCCTTCGCCCAGGCGCTCTCCGAGGCCACCGCGACGACCCCGGCCGCCCGCTGA
- a CDS encoding thymidine kinase, with the protein MPELVFFSGTMDCGKSTLALQIEHNRSARGLEGMIFTRDDRAGEGKLSSRLGLVTDAVEAAEGFDFYAYLVTHLSKGGRCDYVICDEAQFLAPEQIDQLARVVDDLELDVFAFGITTDFRSKLFPGSQRLVELADRVEVLQVEALCWCGARATHNARTVGGAMVVEGAQVVVGDVNAGDEVGYEVLCRRHHRKRMTSATARAAALSPDVLPVTMN; encoded by the coding sequence ATGCCCGAGCTGGTGTTCTTCTCCGGAACGATGGACTGCGGAAAGAGCACCCTCGCTCTTCAGATCGAACACAACCGCTCGGCCCGCGGCCTCGAGGGCATGATCTTCACCCGGGACGACCGGGCCGGCGAGGGCAAGCTGTCCTCCCGCCTCGGCCTGGTCACCGACGCCGTCGAGGCCGCCGAGGGCTTCGACTTCTACGCGTACCTCGTCACCCATCTGTCGAAGGGCGGGCGCTGCGACTACGTCATCTGCGACGAGGCGCAGTTCCTCGCCCCCGAGCAGATCGACCAGCTCGCCCGAGTGGTCGACGACCTGGAGCTCGACGTCTTCGCCTTCGGCATCACCACCGACTTCCGCTCCAAGCTGTTCCCCGGCTCGCAGCGCCTGGTGGAACTCGCCGACCGGGTCGAGGTGCTCCAGGTCGAGGCCCTGTGCTGGTGCGGCGCCCGGGCCACGCACAACGCGCGCACCGTCGGCGGCGCCATGGTCGTCGAGGGCGCGCAGGTCGTGGTCGGCGACGTCAACGCGGGCGACGAGGTCGGCTACGAAGTGCTGTGCCGGCGCCACCACCGCAAGCGGATGACGAGCGCGACGGCGCGCGCGGCGGCCCTGTCGCCGGACGTCCTGCCGGTCACGATGAACTGA
- a CDS encoding GntR family transcriptional regulator, with protein sequence MRIPAHSVCTAIRDDIVSGVYARGARLTEEQLARRYGVSRVPVREALRTLESEGFVVTRRHAGAQVAEPGEQEAADLLDMRSLLEPLGAARAAQRRTEAHLKVLRGLVRLGQERARGGRGEDLAALGGWFHETLAQASGSPPLTALLTQLRHKIAWMYAVEPAERPAETWAEHGAIVDAVARRDAERARALTALHVERALPRHRPKQGDRARVRVSQHAVHSAGPRN encoded by the coding sequence ATGCGCATTCCCGCGCATTCGGTATGCACGGCGATCCGGGACGACATCGTCTCCGGGGTGTACGCGCGGGGCGCCCGGCTGACGGAGGAACAGCTGGCCCGCCGCTACGGAGTCTCCCGCGTCCCGGTCCGCGAGGCGCTGCGCACCCTGGAGTCCGAGGGCTTCGTGGTGACCCGCCGGCACGCCGGCGCCCAGGTCGCCGAGCCCGGCGAGCAGGAGGCCGCCGACCTGCTCGACATGCGGTCCCTGCTGGAGCCGCTGGGCGCCGCCCGGGCCGCCCAGCGGCGCACCGAGGCCCACCTCAAGGTGCTGCGCGGCCTGGTCAGGCTCGGGCAGGAGCGGGCCAGGGGCGGGCGCGGCGAGGATCTGGCGGCGCTCGGCGGCTGGTTCCACGAGACGCTGGCGCAGGCCTCCGGCAGCCCGCCGCTCACCGCGCTGCTCACCCAGCTGCGGCACAAGATCGCCTGGATGTACGCGGTCGAGCCGGCTGAGCGGCCCGCCGAGACCTGGGCCGAGCACGGGGCGATCGTCGACGCGGTGGCCCGCCGGGACGCCGAGCGGGCCCGGGCGCTGACCGCGCTGCACGTGGAGCGGGCCCTGCCGCGGCACCGCCCGAAACAGGGGGACCGGGCGCGCGTGAGGGTTTCGCAACATGCCGTACACAGTGCGGGACCGCGGAATTAA
- a CDS encoding MFS transporter: MSTAKSGPVEAAAPWRPAALVIGLCWLIVVFDGYDLIVYGTTIPALLKEPGWQLTPGQAGTIGSLAFAGMLVGALFAGNLADRLGRRRTILACVTWFTLFTGLCGLAPNAEVFGVLRFVAGLGLGGLVPSANALAAEFVPARFRSVGATAMMSGVPIGGALAAIIGIPTLPALGWEALYLFAFSGFLLVAALGRWLPESAVWLRSKNRVDEARAVEARYGLGAAEDAPAGDAAATAAPATYRPALSTVLRPPFLPATLLFGAATVATLFAWYGLGTWLPKLTASEPRFDLGSNPLTYLLALNLGAVAGSAITAWVATRIGPLRSAIIGAACAAIGLASLVTYPSSILVVYGALILAGVGTHGTQCLIISAVAGHYPPILRGTALGFALGAGRIGAVIAPTMAGWLLDGGYGVSSNFLLFAGASALSAVLLVAPYLLTRSARTAEPAGALAR; this comes from the coding sequence ATGAGCACAGCGAAGAGCGGCCCCGTCGAAGCGGCCGCGCCCTGGAGACCCGCCGCCCTCGTCATCGGCCTTTGCTGGTTGATCGTCGTCTTCGACGGCTACGACCTCATCGTCTACGGCACGACCATCCCGGCCCTGCTCAAGGAGCCGGGCTGGCAGCTCACCCCCGGCCAGGCCGGCACCATCGGCAGCCTCGCGTTCGCCGGCATGCTCGTCGGCGCGCTGTTCGCCGGCAACCTGGCCGACCGGCTGGGCAGGCGGCGCACCATCCTCGCCTGTGTCACCTGGTTCACGCTGTTCACCGGCCTGTGCGGCCTCGCGCCGAACGCGGAGGTCTTCGGCGTGCTGCGCTTCGTCGCCGGCCTCGGCCTCGGCGGTCTGGTGCCGTCCGCGAACGCGCTCGCCGCCGAGTTCGTCCCGGCCCGGTTCCGCTCGGTCGGCGCCACCGCGATGATGTCCGGCGTCCCCATCGGCGGCGCGCTCGCCGCGATCATCGGCATCCCCACCCTGCCGGCGCTCGGCTGGGAGGCGCTCTATCTCTTCGCCTTCAGCGGCTTCCTGCTCGTGGCCGCCCTCGGCCGCTGGCTGCCGGAGTCGGCCGTCTGGCTGCGCAGCAAGAACCGTGTCGACGAGGCCCGGGCCGTCGAGGCGCGGTACGGGCTCGGCGCGGCCGAGGACGCCCCGGCCGGGGATGCCGCTGCGACCGCCGCCCCGGCCACGTACCGCCCCGCCCTGAGCACCGTGCTCCGCCCGCCGTTCCTGCCGGCGACGCTGCTGTTCGGCGCCGCGACGGTCGCGACCCTGTTCGCCTGGTACGGCCTGGGTACGTGGCTGCCGAAGCTGACCGCGAGCGAGCCGCGCTTCGACCTCGGCAGCAACCCCCTCACCTATCTGCTCGCCCTCAACCTGGGCGCGGTCGCGGGCTCGGCGATCACCGCGTGGGTGGCCACCCGGATCGGCCCGCTGCGCAGCGCGATCATCGGCGCCGCCTGCGCCGCGATCGGGCTGGCCTCCCTGGTGACGTATCCGTCCTCGATCCTCGTCGTGTACGGAGCGCTGATCCTCGCCGGCGTCGGGACCCACGGCACCCAGTGCCTGATCATCTCGGCGGTCGCCGGGCACTACCCGCCGATCCTGCGCGGCACGGCCCTCGGGTTCGCGCTCGGCGCGGGCCGGATCGGTGCCGTGATCGCGCCGACCATGGCCGGTTGGCTGCTCGACGGCGGCTACGGCGTGAGCTCCAACTTCCTGCTCTTCGCCGGGGCTTCCGCACTGTCCGCCGTGCTGCTCGTCGCGCCGTATCTGCTCACCCGTTCCGCCCGGACGGCCGAGCCCGCCGGAGCGCTCGCCCGCTGA
- a CDS encoding M23 family metallopeptidase, producing MAFTRATGKHRAPSRLARRSAGFAGVATLATTGVIGTLASPALAADTEGASPEDTGLTQVVLDESLTDRVDEQAAAQEKAAAEEAARVRAAAEAKRKAEARAKEIREAKERAAREAERKRLASFQLPVAGSYVSTGYKTGGSLWSSGSHSGIDFHAAYGTKVVSVGSGTVVEAGWGGAYGNNIVIRMNDGTYTQYGHLSALTVSVGEKVTPGEQIGISGSSGNSTGPHLHFEARTTAEYGSDINPISYLRARGVNV from the coding sequence ATGGCGTTCACCCGTGCCACCGGGAAGCACCGTGCCCCGAGTCGGCTGGCGCGCCGCAGCGCCGGTTTCGCCGGCGTCGCGACACTCGCCACCACCGGTGTCATCGGCACCCTGGCCTCCCCGGCGCTCGCCGCCGACACGGAAGGCGCATCCCCGGAGGACACCGGCCTCACCCAGGTCGTCCTCGACGAGTCCCTCACCGACCGGGTCGACGAGCAGGCCGCCGCCCAGGAGAAGGCCGCCGCCGAGGAGGCCGCCCGCGTCCGCGCCGCCGCCGAGGCCAAGCGCAAGGCCGAGGCCCGCGCCAAGGAGATCCGCGAGGCCAAGGAGCGCGCGGCCCGCGAGGCCGAGCGCAAGCGCCTCGCCTCCTTCCAGCTCCCCGTGGCCGGCTCGTACGTGAGCACCGGCTACAAGACCGGCGGCTCGCTCTGGTCCTCCGGCAGCCACTCCGGCATCGACTTCCACGCCGCCTACGGCACCAAGGTCGTCTCCGTCGGCTCCGGCACCGTCGTCGAGGCCGGCTGGGGCGGCGCGTACGGCAACAACATCGTGATCCGGATGAACGACGGCACGTACACCCAGTACGGCCACCTCTCCGCCCTCACCGTCTCCGTCGGCGAGAAGGTCACCCCCGGCGAGCAGATCGGCATCTCCGGCTCCTCCGGCAACTCCACCGGCCCGCACCTCCACTTCGAGGCGCGCACCACCGCGGAGTACGGCTCCGACATCAACCCGATCAGCTACCTCCGCGCCCGCGGCGTGAACGTCTGA
- a CDS encoding GNAT family N-acetyltransferase, whose amino-acid sequence MQSGSEQSERPEHAYPDHWEADVVLRDGGTARIRPITADDADRLVSFYEQVSDESKYYRFFAPYPRLSAKDVHRFTHHDFVDRVGLAATVGGEFIATVRYDRINEQGRPASSPADEAEVAFLVQDAHQGRGVASALLEHIAAVARERGIRRFAAEVLPANSKMIKVFTDAGYTQKRSFEDGAVRLHLDLEPTDRSLAVQRAREQRAEARSVQRLLAPGSVAVIGVGRAPGGVGRTVLRNLLEAGYTGRVHAVNAALGEGPHEIDGVPAVHSVAAIGAPVDLAVVAVPAERVPEAVAACGEHGVRGLVVLSAGYAESGPEGRERQRALVRQARSYGMRIIGPNAFGIINTAESVRLNASLAPQMPAAGRIGLFTQSGAIGIALLAGLHRRGAGLSSFLSAGNRADVSGNDLLQHWYDDPATDVVLLYLESIGNPRKFTRLARRTAAVKPVVVVKGARHSGSAPPGHRVPVTRIPHATVSALLRQAGVIRVDTVTELVDAGLLLAEQPLPAGPRVAILGNSESLGLLAYDACLTEGLRPQRPLDLTTGATPADFRAALTAALASDACDAVVVTAIPWVGENGATESGDGEVLAAALRSAVAAAPGPAKPVVVVHVEMGALAEALSEATRTAPARRAAPAPTASAPTAAPAPPTGPAAPPVPPESVPQESVPTESAAPDAAPPYAPEPGVIPAYPAAERAVRALAESVRYAQWRRQAADPGRVPEFDRIDEAGAAALVERALGGPDADPRGVTLAADTTRALLGHYGIEVLPTLPAPGPDEAVRAAARLGYPVALKTTAPHLRHRPDLGGVRLDLATEEQLRTAYAELTETLGKPAELQPVVQAMVPRGVDTVVRSAIDPAVGAVLSFGLAGAASELLGDTSHRLVPATDRDAAELVRSIRTAPLLFGWRGSAPVDTPALEELLLRVSRLVDDHPEVVAVSLEPVVVAPRGLSVLGATLRLAPPPPRTDLGPRSLPVYEGPS is encoded by the coding sequence ATGCAGAGCGGGTCTGAGCAGTCGGAGCGGCCGGAGCACGCGTATCCGGACCACTGGGAAGCGGACGTGGTCCTCCGGGACGGCGGCACCGCGCGGATCAGGCCGATCACCGCCGACGACGCCGACCGGCTGGTCAGCTTCTACGAGCAGGTCTCGGACGAGTCGAAGTACTACCGCTTCTTCGCGCCCTACCCGCGCCTGTCCGCCAAGGACGTGCACCGCTTCACCCACCACGACTTCGTGGACCGGGTCGGCCTCGCGGCGACCGTCGGCGGCGAGTTCATCGCCACCGTGCGCTACGACCGGATCAACGAGCAGGGCCGCCCCGCCTCCTCCCCGGCCGACGAGGCCGAGGTCGCCTTCCTCGTCCAGGACGCCCATCAGGGCCGGGGCGTCGCCTCGGCCCTCCTGGAACACATCGCGGCCGTCGCCCGCGAGCGCGGCATCCGGCGCTTCGCCGCCGAGGTGCTGCCCGCCAACAGCAAGATGATCAAGGTCTTCACGGATGCCGGCTACACCCAGAAGCGCAGCTTCGAGGACGGCGCCGTCCGCCTCCACCTCGACCTGGAGCCCACCGACCGCTCCCTCGCCGTCCAGCGCGCCCGCGAACAGCGCGCCGAGGCCCGCTCCGTACAGCGCCTCCTCGCCCCCGGCTCCGTCGCCGTGATCGGCGTCGGCCGCGCCCCCGGCGGCGTGGGCCGCACCGTCCTGCGCAACCTCCTCGAAGCCGGCTACACCGGCCGCGTCCACGCGGTCAACGCCGCCCTCGGCGAGGGACCGCACGAGATCGACGGCGTGCCCGCCGTCCACTCCGTCGCCGCCATCGGCGCGCCCGTCGACCTCGCCGTCGTCGCCGTCCCCGCCGAGCGCGTCCCCGAAGCCGTCGCCGCCTGCGGCGAGCACGGCGTGCGCGGCCTCGTCGTGCTCTCCGCCGGCTACGCCGAGAGCGGCCCCGAGGGCCGCGAGCGCCAGCGCGCCCTGGTCCGCCAGGCCCGCTCGTACGGCATGCGGATCATCGGGCCCAACGCCTTCGGAATCATCAATACGGCCGAGTCCGTCCGGCTGAACGCCTCCCTCGCCCCGCAGATGCCGGCCGCCGGCCGGATCGGGCTCTTCACCCAGTCCGGCGCCATCGGCATCGCCCTGCTCGCCGGACTCCACCGGCGCGGCGCGGGCCTCTCCTCCTTCCTCTCCGCCGGCAACCGCGCCGACGTCTCCGGCAACGACCTCCTCCAGCACTGGTACGACGACCCGGCCACCGACGTCGTCCTCCTCTACCTGGAGTCCATCGGCAACCCCCGGAAGTTCACCCGGCTCGCCCGCCGCACCGCCGCCGTCAAACCCGTCGTGGTCGTCAAGGGCGCCCGGCACAGCGGCAGCGCCCCGCCCGGCCACCGCGTCCCCGTCACCCGCATCCCGCACGCCACCGTCTCCGCGCTGCTGCGCCAGGCCGGGGTGATCCGCGTCGACACCGTCACCGAACTCGTCGACGCCGGCCTGCTCCTCGCCGAGCAGCCGCTGCCCGCCGGCCCCCGCGTCGCCATCCTCGGCAACTCCGAGTCCCTCGGCCTGCTCGCCTACGACGCCTGCCTCACCGAGGGCCTGCGCCCGCAGCGGCCGCTCGACCTCACCACCGGCGCCACCCCCGCCGACTTCCGTGCCGCGCTCACCGCCGCCCTCGCCTCCGACGCCTGCGACGCCGTCGTCGTCACCGCGATCCCCTGGGTGGGGGAGAACGGGGCCACCGAGTCCGGCGACGGCGAGGTCCTCGCCGCGGCCCTGCGCTCCGCCGTCGCCGCCGCGCCCGGACCCGCCAAGCCCGTGGTCGTCGTGCACGTCGAGATGGGCGCCCTCGCCGAGGCCCTGTCCGAGGCCACCCGCACCGCCCCGGCCCGCCGCGCGGCGCCCGCGCCCACGGCCTCCGCGCCGACCGCCGCGCCCGCGCCGCCCACCGGGCCCGCCGCCCCTCCCGTACCGCCGGAATCCGTACCGCAGGAATCCGTACCAACGGAGTCCGCCGCTCCGGATGCCGCACCCCCATACGCCCCCGAGCCCGGCGTCATCCCCGCGTACCCCGCCGCCGAACGCGCCGTCCGCGCGCTCGCCGAATCCGTCCGCTACGCCCAGTGGCGCCGCCAGGCCGCCGACCCCGGCCGGGTCCCCGAGTTCGACCGGATCGACGAGGCCGGCGCCGCCGCGCTCGTCGAGCGGGCCCTCGGCGGGCCGGACGCCGACCCGCGCGGCGTCACCCTCGCCGCCGACACCACCCGCGCGCTGCTCGGCCACTACGGCATCGAGGTGCTGCCCACGCTCCCCGCGCCCGGCCCCGACGAGGCCGTACGGGCCGCCGCCCGGCTCGGCTACCCGGTCGCCCTCAAGACCACCGCACCCCACCTGCGCCACCGCCCCGACCTCGGCGGGGTCCGGCTCGACCTGGCCACCGAGGAACAACTCCGCACCGCCTACGCCGAGCTCACCGAGACCCTCGGCAAGCCCGCGGAGCTCCAGCCGGTCGTCCAGGCCATGGTGCCGCGCGGCGTCGACACCGTCGTGCGCTCCGCCATCGACCCGGCCGTCGGCGCCGTCCTCTCCTTCGGCCTGGCCGGCGCCGCCTCCGAACTCCTCGGCGACACCTCCCACCGGCTCGTCCCCGCCACCGACCGGGACGCCGCCGAACTCGTCCGCTCCATCCGCACCGCCCCCCTCCTCTTCGGCTGGCGCGGCTCCGCCCCCGTCGACACCCCCGCCCTGGAGGAGCTGCTCCTGCGCGTCTCCCGCCTCGTCGACGACCACCCCGAGGTCGTCGCCGTCTCCCTCGAACCCGTGGTCGTCGCCCCGCGCGGCCTCTCCGTCCTCGGCGCCACCCTCCGCCTCGCCCCACCCCCGCCGCGCACCGACCTCGGCCCGCGCAGCCTCCCCGTCTACGAAGGCCCGTCGTGA
- a CDS encoding HPr family phosphocarrier protein, with protein MAERRVNVGWAEGLHARPASIFVRAATASGVPVTIAKADGNPVNAASMLAVLGLGAQGGEEIVLASDADGAEAALDRLARLVAEGLDELPETV; from the coding sequence ATGGCTGAGCGCCGCGTCAACGTCGGGTGGGCCGAGGGCCTGCACGCCCGCCCCGCCTCCATCTTCGTCCGTGCCGCCACGGCATCCGGCGTCCCCGTGACGATCGCCAAGGCCGACGGCAACCCGGTCAACGCCGCCTCCATGCTCGCGGTGCTCGGCCTGGGTGCGCAGGGCGGCGAGGAGATCGTGCTCGCTTCGGACGCCGACGGCGCCGAGGCCGCGCTCGACCGCCTGGCGCGACTGGTCGCCGAGGGCCTGGACGAGCTCCCCGAGACGGTCTGA